Part of the Bubalus kerabau isolate K-KA32 ecotype Philippines breed swamp buffalo chromosome 18, PCC_UOA_SB_1v2, whole genome shotgun sequence genome is shown below.
TGGAAATCTGCTCTGCATATTTGAGGAAGGACAAGCAGACATCACAGGGGAGGCACACAGGGTGGCAATCTGCACACGTAAACACTTATGACTTAACCCCAACAGGCTTCACGTGATGCAGTCTGgatgcccaagaaaataaatagatgagaaaacagaaatgtgaTCTGAATGACAAAGAACTGAGGCATCTGTTCCTACCAGCTGCAGGGCAGATGTGTGCGTGCACGCCACGTGTGCAGCGACAGGGATTTGACAAACCCTGGAGGACACATGTTCTCCTGGGCCTCCCTTGTTAATTAAAAATTGTGAGTGTCTTCCCTCCTACTTGGAAACACTCAGAAAGATCAACCTGACTGGGGGATGTGGGTTTTGCTGTGAttaggaattccatcacctccgtgcgatggggtggagtggggtgatGCCAAAAGCATGTGTGTACAGAAGCCGTCCATCTGGCTGGGCAAGAGAAGATGACCAAGAGACTCGCTCATCAAAAGAAACAAACTGAATGACACTCAGATTGGGGAGAAGAACATACAGGAGGTGGGGTTGGCACGCCTCCTGAAAGCATCACAGAATAGATATCCTTGGAAGAGGTAGATGCCTCTTGTGCTGCCAAGGAGCTTGGGTTTACTGACATCTCTTGCTCCCTCAATTCTAAAATGGGCATGAAGCTCATCCTTGATTAGATCAGAGGAAGTCCTCTGATTCAGGGCTGGAAGCAGAAGCCCAGAGAAGTCAAGtgttttgcccaaggtcacacagctagtaagtggtggagcGGGAGTGGGATGGGAGGAACAAGGCAGGTCTCTTCCTTCACCCTGTTAACTGCTGCAAGTGATTCTTTAAAAGGGTTTATAAGTGCTGCGTATATAGCAGGTGCTGTGACGTTTATTTAACAAGAATTTTGCTTGGGTATGGGATGGGAGAGTGTGGTTTAGGCCAGTCAAGCAGTTTAAAGAGGAGGaggtgtggctgctgctgctaagtcacttcagtcgtgtctgactctgtgcaaccccatagacagcagcccaccaggcttccctgtccctgggattctccaggcaagaacactggagtgggttgccatttccttctccaatgcatgaaagtgaaaaatgaaagtgaagttgctcagtcgtgtccgactctgtgcgaccccatggactgcagcccaccagggtcctccgtccatgggattttccaggcaagagtactggagtggggtgccatgagcaGTATTATTCTGACAATTTGTTGTTACTGTAGGAGAGGGAGGGGTACGGTTGGATGGATGGGGTGCAGAACTCCGGGGATGTGGCCAggaggaaagaaactgaaaagggGGCGTTCTTAAAGACATCGCAGTCAGCTTTCTGAGGCACATGTTTTTGAGAAGAGACATCACCACCAATGACCTGATTCCCCCTGCAAAAAACCGTTGTCTGGAATAGAAATGGGGCTCCCTCACCCTCCTTTCCTAACCCTCTGTTGCCCGTGAgaaattagaaagaagaaaagccaGATCCTTAAGAAGAACCTTCCTGGAAGAAAGAAGCTGTTCCGAGTGGGTGTCGGTGCTTACATAGGCTgctctgaaaaaacaaaacaaaacaaaaaaaccaacgtGTTCTGTTCAGGTCTGTACGGCGACAGCGACGGCGGGAGGCTGTCCCTTCAGAAGAAGGCAGGGTTGGTGTGCTCGATGACGCAGCGCTTGCAGTGGCGTTTCACGAAGCGCAGCGCCTCCACGGACACCTCGCAGTCCTGCACGTTCAGCATCTGCAGGTCAAAGCAGTTGGCCGCCACGATCTGCAGGCCCTGGCCCGTGATGCTCTCGCAAGACTTGAGGCTGAGGCGCTTGAGATTGAAGCAGTTCAGGGCCAGGCACTCCAGGCCCGTGTCAGAGACCAGAGGGCATTTGCCGATGTCCAGGGACTTGAGTTTGGCGCAGTTCTTGGCGAGGTACTCCAGGCCGTGGTCCGTGATGCCCTCGCAGCCCCTGGCGTTGAGGTAGCGCAGCTTGCCGCAGTACTTGGCCACGTAGCGGATGCCCACATCGGTGACCCGGCCGCAGTGCGCAATGCTGAGGTACCGCAGGCGGGACTCCAGCTTGGCGATCTCGCGCAGGCCAAAGTCGCTGACGAAGCGGCAGTCGCTGACGCTCAGCTCCTTGATGGAGGTGCAGTAGATCATCAGGTAGCGGAGGCCCTCGTCGGTGAGGCGGACGCAGCGCCGCAGATACAGGTGGGTCAGCTGCGTGCAGTGGGCCGCGATGGTGTGCAGGCCTTCGTCTTCCAGCACGAAGCAGTCCGTCATGTCCAGGTAGCGGATGGAGATCTGTTTGCCGTGCAAGGGGGACAGTTTAATGGAGGCCTCGCGGGTCAAGCTGATGCAGGTCACCTTGGAGCATCCTAGACGGAGAGACAGAACACACGCTCAGAACGACCTTGGGGAATGGGGAATGGTGGGGGGGCTCCTGAATAGATTCCTACCCCTCTCTGGATTTGGGTCCCTTCCCTTCCTGGCCCCTCAGGAGAAGGAATGCAAGAATGGGCTTTCCGTGTTCATTTCATCATTTAACTACTCTGGGCTTAAGAGGCTTTGGGGTTTTAGAATCAGAAAGATAAGGGTTCCAATGGATCTAGATCCATCAGTGGTTGGCCTGACGTTTGGGCAAATCGGTCCTTCAAGTAGGtcctttgctttaaaataagGGTGCTCTGCTTCCCTGGAAGATGGCTGTAAAGAAGACATGAGACTGTGTGTGTAAATATCCCATCCTGGTTCTAGAAAGTTCAGGAAGCTCAGTTCTTACCCTGCAGCGGTCTGGTAGCTCTCTGATCCAAAGAAGTGAGATAGGAAATAGAAGGCTGGACCATGACTGCGGTTTGGCAGAAAGAGCACTGGCTTGGGAGTCACAATCCATCTCAGGTCTACTTTTTATGGTCTGAGGCAGGAGGGTTAAGTTTTCTGAGTCTCAAGACTCTCCTCTGAAGCGGGAATGAGTAGCTGGTATGCCTATAACTCTGGGGATATAATAATGAGGATGCAACCAGGTAATGGATATGGATATACTTTGAAAACCATGGGAAATATATGTCATTAGTCTAACAAAGTGACCGTCTAGGGATTCAGTTCCACcttctctggtccaggaagaacaAAATCAGGATTATCCTCTATCCCTTCAACCAGTTTGTCCTGCTTTTACCTGCTACGATCTATTTTCACAGCTGCCAGACACATCCTGGAACAGTACTCCGGTCATGCTCAAGGCTGTCTCACTACAAGTGTAAAAGCTAAAGTCTAAAGGGGGCCTCCAAGGACCTGCACCCCTGGGCCCTTATGCCTTCCCCCTCTTCCAAGCCCACTGGCCTCCATGCTagttcccagatggctcaggtgCCTCCCTGCCTCAGCAACTGTGCACTGGACAGGGCCTCCCTGGATAACACCCTGGGTCACCCCCACTTTCTTAGGCTTCAGAGCAACTGTCCTTTCATAGGACAACTCTTTGTGAGTCATCCTGAATGAACCAGTACCCTCCGCCTGACTCCCATTTATTTTCAGCATTCGTTATCACTTTGAGGCATTATATACCTATTTATTCACTTTTATTCACACTTATTTATGTGTTTGCTGTCCTCATGGAATGTAAGTTCCTGAGAAAAAAGGACTCACACTCTTCACTGCTGTATCCCTCATACCTCATTCAGAGCTGGTTCTCACTAAGTacctgttgaataaatgaatgaatgatttataGAGTATATACAGTCCCTATATatcagggcttctctgatagctcagttggtaaaggatccgcctgcaatgcaggagaccccagttcgattcctgggtcgggatgatctgctggagaagggataggctacccactccagtattcttgggcttccctgtggctcagctggtaaagagtctgcctgcaatgtgggagacctgggtttgatccctgggttgggaagatcccctggagaagggaaaggctacccactccagtattctggcctggagaattccatggactgtatagttcacggcggtcataaagagttggacacactgagtgacttcactttccttcactttcatgcagtctTTTATAGGAAAACCTGATGGGATAATCCAACTTCCAACATTTAAATATCCTCAGGATTGTGATCGAGGCTGAGGTATATCTAACATTGATAAACCAACTATTTTATAGTTAATtataatgtcttttatttctgttgaaagataacatttacaaagtgctttttataaacatttgagaaaacgtttattgattttcttcattcttttttttttccacttgattCTTTAAACAATCTGTTTTCTAGATAAGGAAATTAGTACTCAGGAAGATATCTTTAGATGCCTCTCTAAACTCCTTTCCCCTAAATATGTGTGGgaataaattttatatgtatatatttataccatatattatataactattatatattttatgacaTATGAAACActcatttcattatatatttcaGTTCGTTGTatattactatttaaaatatgtacacaGTCTATTTTAGTATATGAACATATATCATTAATATACATAGCCAAATACATCATATAAATgtaatacatgcatatatttccTTCCACTATGTAGACTGTACatatacttttcattttctctctcctccacccaAATCCCTCTGCCGCTCTAAAGCCAGGCGCCTCACCTCCGGGGCTCCGTGCCTTGGCTGATGATGTCATCTCCAAGCCTTCTAAGCGACCACGTGATAGTGTTAATGGGGACTTTCCTCCCACTCCTGGCAGGCTGCCCAGGAAACTCTTATAATATGAAATTCAGGTCCTGGGAATAATGACATTCAGAAGCCATGTGCTACCAAGTCGAAGAATTTCAGGAAGCAGCGAAGCATACACCCCAGCACTGGAGAACAAAGATGTGGCTTGTCAGAGCCTGTGCGCACAACTCCAGGGGGCTCTGTGGTTTTGCAGAAGGTGGTTGGTACCCCTCAACTGTCGCTCTGAACTCTCCCTTTGTTTTGAAGCTCTTGTTTTACACTGACTGCAATCCTGCTTATGCTGAATCTGTAGGTTCACATAGTGGCTGCCCATCTGTCATGACATGACGGTGAAGGCACTTAACAATCACAGGACAACTTTGTTCCTAAACTCTTAGTTCCAGTTtcctatttaagaaaaaatatccaGTAAAATCTGCTGCACTCCAGGAAGAATACTCTATTCGGTCCAGGGAAATATTTGTCTGCATTTTAAAACCAAACCCCAATTTAATGAAATACTAGCTTAGCTCAGTTTTGATGAAGACACTATTTTGATATGCTTACATCGTTTTAGGtcaatcattttaaatttcagcTTTAGCCCTTTTATAGATTTGCTAAGTTTGGGTTGAAAATAAACTGATTCATGGCTCAATGGGTAATATCTGTGGCCAgtggatgcatgtatatattaCAGACTTGCAGAGAACATGAGAAATCATTCCCTttgaacttcattttttaaagatgaggcaTCTCAGATTCAGTGAGATTATATGACTTGTACAGTCAGACTAGAGAGAATTTTCCTGATCTAAGACTTCTAATAGAGCAGGGATGGTAAGAATTGACTAAGAAATAGCATGCAATTGATGAATTGCATGAGAGATGTATGATAGATGTACCAGCATGAAGTGAATATTTAGACACTGGGGTATCATAAGTCTTGGGAGTGGGGATTCTtggaagagagaaataatttGAATACACAAATATGGAACCCAGGTAGTATAAAGTAATAGCAGGAGCAAATTCAAGGGACAGGAAAGTATGGAGGCAGAGGGGGAGTGAGCAGTATTCACAGGATAAAACACAGGATTTATCCTGTGTGGCAGCTAAGATGGGAATAATCCACTGGGGTCGGATATTGGGGGCCTGTTTTACCATGCAGGATAAGGAGTAGGGATATTACACAACCAGGAGTGGACAGTATGGGTTGAACAAATCTGGGGCTATCTTTAATTAATTCCAGATTTGGTTCAGCTTTCACAAAAATGCTCATTACCACCTTCTCTCATTATTGGGTAATAATACTCTGGGATATAAAAGGATGATATCAACAAAGACCAACTACTGCCTCGTAAGTGTGTTACTGAATAAAACACACATGGGAGAACTTAACATGAATGAACTCATCTAGTCCTCCCAACCAActgttttactgatgaggaagttTTAGTCACTGCGCTATAGCTTCCCGAGCGCTTGTTCAGAGTAGTCACGAATGACAACTTTGTTTGAACCCTTTAGATATCAAGATGACTGGGGCTTTGAAACTCCTCTGTTGAACGAATTACATTATCACAAAGTACAGATATAAACCATGCCTCATTTTTTCCCATATAAAACTCATAATGAATTGAGAATACACAAGTACCCAGTTGCAAAACCGAGCAATGCTCTACCTGCTTACACTCAAAATGCAGACACCTGGGAGGATACCCTCAGCTTCCCGGGGGTCAGGCAGGAAAGGCTTTACTTAGGGGATGCTTGCACTGGGCCTTCAGCAATGAGACATCTGTTAAGAAGGTTTTGGGGGAGGTGAAAGGGGGCAGAAGAGGGAATGGCATGCAGGTCAGAGAGGTGCCCACA
Proteins encoded:
- the FBXL7 gene encoding F-box/LRR-repeat protein 7; translated protein: MGANNGKQYGSEGKGSSSISSDVSSSTDHTPTQAQKNVATSEDSDLSMRTLSTPSPALICPPNLPGFQNGRGSSTSSSSITGETVAMVHSPPPTRLTHPLIRLASRPQKEQASIERLPDHAMVQVFSFLPTNQLCRCARVCRRWYNLAWDPRLWRTIRLTGETINVDRALKVLTRRLCQDTPNVCLMLETVSVSGCRRLTDRGLYTIAQCCPELRRLEVSGCYNISNEAVFDVVSLCPNLEHLDVSGCSKVTCISLTREASIKLSPLHGKQISIRYLDMTDCFVLEDEGLHTIAAHCTQLTHLYLRRCVRLTDEGLRYLMIYCTSIKELSVSDCRFVSDFGLREIAKLESRLRYLSIAHCGRVTDVGIRYVAKYCGKLRYLNARGCEGITDHGLEYLAKNCAKLKSLDIGKCPLVSDTGLECLALNCFNLKRLSLKSCESITGQGLQIVAANCFDLQMLNVQDCEVSVEALRFVKRHCKRCVIEHTNPAFF